The genomic window CCTTCCTGCAGCGTCGCGAAGCACAGCTTTCCGGTGTTGCGCGCGAACACGACGCGGCCGGCGACCCCGACCACGTCGTCGGTGGCCTCGTCGACGGCCAGGTCGGGGTGCGCGGCGCGGACCTGCGCCAGGGTGTGGGTGCGGTGGATGTCGACCGGATAGGCCTGGTGGCCCTCGGCCAGCAGGCGAGCACGCTTCTCCCTACGGATCCGGAACTGCTCGGGCAGGGCAGCTTCGGTGTCGGGGAGGTCGGCGGAGCTCACGACCTGCCAGCTTAAATGAATTCTTGTGCCCGACCGCGTCCGCGGGCGGCATGAGCTGCGGATCACAGTGGGGCCGCCGCGGTGCGCCGAGTGTGAAGCGTGGGCGTCGGGTGTGTACTCAGGGCGGCGAAGTCGTCGAAACGACGCCCTGACTACCCGGTGGGCGCCCAGGATTCACGCTCGGCGAGGCGGGGCGGTCGGGCCGGTGGGTCAGCGGGCGGTCTTCAGCCGGCCGCGCTGAGCTTCCCTGTTGCGCTCGAAGACCAGGCGCAGCCCGTGCAGGGTGAGGTGCTGGTCGTAGTGGTCGACGGTGTGCAGTTCGGGCAGCAGCAGCGGCGCGGTGTGCCCGGTAGCCACCACCGCGACGTCGTCGCTGCTGGAAAAGCCCTTCACGTTGTCGCGCACCCGGGTGACCAAGCCGTCGACCAGGCCGGCGAAGCCGAATACCGCGCCGGACTGCATGCACTCGACGGTGTTCTTTCCGACCACCGAGCGCGGCCGGGCCAACTCGACCCGGCGCAGCGCCGCCGAGCGGGCTGCGGCCGCATCGGAAGACACCTGCACCCCGGGCGCGATCGCGCCACCGAGGAATTCGCCCTTGGCCGACACCACGTCAACACAGATCGACGACCCGAAATCGACGACGATGGCCGCGGTGTTGAACTTGTGAAAAGCCGCCAGGCAGTTGACGATTCGGTCGGCGCCCACTTCTTTGGGGTTGTCGACCAGCAGCGGAATGCCGGTGCGCACGCCGGGTTCGATCAGGACATGCGGGATCGCCGGCCAGTATTGCTCGAGCATGATCCGCACTTCATGCAAAACCGAGGGAACGGTGGACAGTCCGGCAGCGCCGGTGAGGCGCTCGGAGTCCTCGCCGATGAGGCCGTCGATGGTGAGCGCCAGTTCGTCGGCGGTGACTTCCGGTTCGGTGCGAATCCGCCACTGCTGCACGACCTTTGCGTGCTCTTTGGCTCCGGAGATCAGGCCGACGACGGTGTGGGTGTTGCGGACGTCGATCGCCAGCAGCACGGTTACCGCACGCCGATCCGGGGGTCGAGCAGTTCGCCTGCGTCGGCGGGAACGAACGCCGGATCGTGACCCAAGTCGACGGGCTTATTGTCGGCGTCGACGAACACAATGCGCGGCTGGTAGGCCCGGGCCTCGGCGTCTTCCATGGTGCCGTAAGCGATCAGGATGACCAGGTCGCCAGGGTGAACGAGATGGGCGGCGGCGCCGTTGATTCCGATGACGCCGCTGCCGCGCTCACCGGTGATCGCGTACGTCACCAGCCGGGCACCGTTGTCGATGTCGACGATGGTCACCTGTTCGCCTTCGAGCAGATCAGCGGCTTCCATGAGGTCGGCGTCGATGGTGACCGATCCGACGTAGTGCAGGTCGGCTTGGGTGACGGTGGCGCGGTGGATCTTCGACTTCAGCATCGTCCGTAACATCAGTTCCTCCAAGGTGATTGAGGTTGTCCGTCCGGCCCATGGGTGCCGGCGATATTTCCGATTTGAATCGACACGTTGTCCAGCAGTCGGGTGCCGCCCAGCCGGGCCGCGACCAGCAGCCGACCGGATCCGTTGTCGCGCAACGGGCCCAGCTCGACGTCGCGCAGCTCGAGGTAATCGACCACCAGTCCGGGTGTGGCGTCCAGCACCGAACGCGCGGCGTCAAGCGCCGCCCGCGGTCCGTCGGCGGCGGCGTGCGCACCTGCTGTCAGCGCCGCCGAAAGTGACACGGCAGCTTCGCGTTGCGCCGGATCGAGGTAGCGGTTGCGCGACGACATCGCCAACCCGTCGGCTTCCCGCACGGTCGGCACCCCGATCACCTGGACATCGACGTCCAAGTCGGCGACCATCTGCCGGATCAGCACCAGTTGCTGATAGTCCTTCTCGCCGAAGAACACCCGGTCCGGACGCACGATCTGCAGCAGTTTGAGCACGACGGTGAGCACTCCGGCGAAATGGCTCGGCCGCTGACCGCCTTCGAGTTCGGCCGCCAGCGGGCCGGGCTGCACGGTGGTGCGCAGCCCATTCGGGTACATCGCCGCGGCGGTGGGCGCGAACACGATGTCGACACCTGCCTCGCGCAGCTGCGCGAGATCCTCGCCCAGCGTGCGGGGGTAGGCGTCGAGGTCTTCGCCGGCACCGAACTGCAGCGGGTTGACGAAGATCGAGACGGCGACCACCGCGCCGGGTGTCCTCTTGGCCGCGCGGACCAGGGCAAGGTGGCCCTCGTGCAGCGCTCCCATGGTGGGCACCAGCATCACCCGCCGCCCGGTGTGCCGCAGCGCGCGGCTGACGCCGGTGACGTCGCTGGGCAGCGAGTAGACGTTGAGCTCACCGGGGTGAAATTTGGGTTGCTGCGCTCTCACGGCGTGAGCACCTCGACGACGTCGTCGGGCGCGTGGGCGCGCTGGGCGGTGCGCAGTGCATTGACGCGGTATGCCTGCGCCAACTGCGGGTCGACCTGGGCGAGCGCGGCCAGATGCCCGGCCACCGCGGCGGCGTCACCGCGGGCGACCGGACCGGTCAGTGCGGCCTGCCCCCGCTGCAGCGTGTTCTCCAGCGCGGCCCGGGCCAGGGGCCCGACGATGCGTTCGGCGATGCCGCCCGGTTGGTCTTCGACGAGTTGTTGGCCGAGCAGTTCGTTGCCGCGCAGGGCGGCCCGCAGCGCTTCGAGCGCGTCGGTGAGCACTGTGACCAGGTGATTGCCGGCGTGCGCCAGCGCGGCGTGGTAGAGGACGCGGGCGTCCTCGCGCACGCAGAACGGCTCCCCGCCCATCTCCAGCACCAGGGACTGCCCGATCGCATAACCCACGTCGTCAGCCGCGGTGATCCCGAAGCAGGTGTCCGGCAACCGGCTGATGTCCTCGTCGGACCCGGTGAAGGTCATCGCGGGATGAATGGCCAGTGGAATGCAGCTCTGCCCGGTCAGCGGTGCGAGGATACCGATTCCGTTGACCCCGGAGGTGTGCACCACGATGGTGCCCGGCCGCACCGCCTCGGTGGCGGCCAGACCGGACACCAGGCCGGCCAGTTCGCTGTCGGGAACGGCCAGCACCAGCAACTCTGCGCTGGCAGCGACGTCCGGCACTGCCAGCACCGAGGTGTCGGGCAGCCGCCGCGCCGCTCGTTGCCGCGACGCGTGCGAGATGGCGCTACACGCCACCACCACGTGATCGGCGCGCTCCAGCGCCACACCCAGCGCGGTGCCGACCCGGCCGGCGGAGATGATCCCCACCTTGAGCCTGGCCGGGCGCAAACCGTCGAACTGCCCCATCGCAGACGACCTCACAGGATTCTTCGTGCGTTCCAGTCCCATGTCTCGGGTACCGGACGGTCATTAAGACTCTAGTCGATTTGAACGGCGCGGCCCAGTTACCCGTCGCGGCGGCGGCGGCGACCACCACCGCTGGGCTGCACCTGCAGGCGGGCAAGCAGGTCGGCCACGGACTGACCACCGGTCGACGGGCCCAGCCCGTCCACCGCTTCGGGGTCCTCGGCGATCGCCTCCGGGCTGCGGTGTCGCGGCGCCGGTTCCGGCGGTGGTGCGGGTGCCAGCCGCGGTGGCGGCGGGGCGGCGGGCTCGGGCGCCGGCGGTGGCGGCGGTGCAGTGCGCTCGGCGCCGATCAGGCTGCCGACGCCGTAGTCGCGGTATTCCGCGGAATGCCGGGACCGCGACCGCCGACCTGCCTCCCGGTAGGACTCGGGCAGTTCGATGCCGTTATCGATCTGCTCGTCCGGACCAGAGTGACGGTAGCGCCGGCGCCGGCCGGCCGGTTCAGCAGCGTCGGCGGCCGGAGCGACGGGCGCAGACGGCTCGGGCTCGGGCGGCTCGGCAGGCGGCGCGGGCTCGGCAGCCTCGGCAGGGGCCCAGTTGCTACCCGGCGCGCCCGGGGGCAGCCACTGACCCTCTGCGGCCACCGGTCGCCATTCCGCCCCGGTCGGCTGCGCCACGGAGACGGGCTGCATGGGCGGCGGCATGGGTTGCGGCCGCGGCGGCGCGGGCGCAGGTGGCGGCCGGTGCCGAGGCTCATACGATGGCTCGGGCTGGGACGGGCGGGCCTCCGGCGGAGGTGGCTCGTAAGGCGGACGCACGCGCTCCCCGGTGTGCTGCCTCCTGGGCGGCGGCTGTCTGGGCGGGGCAAAGACCGGGCCGTCGGTGACCGGCGGTACGCCCACCTCGGGCACGTCGATGATCGTCGTCTCTTCGGCGCGGCTGGGCGGGTTTACTTCGCGGTCTTCGCGAACCGACCGCACCCGGTCGCTGGACACCCAATCGGCGGCAGGGGTGTCGTTGTGCTGGGCGCCGTTTTGGGAAAGCGTCTCCAGCGCCGGCCGGTGTTCGAGGTCGGTGTCGAACAAAATCTCCAGGTTGGTGCGCAGCGCGGAGAGTTCGGCGCGCAGGGCCGCCACCTCGTCGGCGGCCGCCGCCCGCAACTCGGAGGCGAGTTCGCGGCGAAGCTGCGATTCCACGGTCAGTTCGTACTCGCGCCGGGCGGAGATCTCGCGATCCAGCTGAAGGTCGTAGACCAGC from Mycobacterium kubicae includes these protein-coding regions:
- a CDS encoding type III pantothenate kinase; amino-acid sequence: MLLAIDVRNTHTVVGLISGAKEHAKVVQQWRIRTEPEVTADELALTIDGLIGEDSERLTGAAGLSTVPSVLHEVRIMLEQYWPAIPHVLIEPGVRTGIPLLVDNPKEVGADRIVNCLAAFHKFNTAAIVVDFGSSICVDVVSAKGEFLGGAIAPGVQVSSDAAAARSAALRRVELARPRSVVGKNTVECMQSGAVFGFAGLVDGLVTRVRDNVKGFSSSDDVAVVATGHTAPLLLPELHTVDHYDQHLTLHGLRLVFERNREAQRGRLKTAR
- the panC gene encoding pantoate--beta-alanine ligase encodes the protein MRAQQPKFHPGELNVYSLPSDVTGVSRALRHTGRRVMLVPTMGALHEGHLALVRAAKRTPGAVVAVSIFVNPLQFGAGEDLDAYPRTLGEDLAQLREAGVDIVFAPTAAAMYPNGLRTTVQPGPLAAELEGGQRPSHFAGVLTVVLKLLQIVRPDRVFFGEKDYQQLVLIRQMVADLDVDVQVIGVPTVREADGLAMSSRNRYLDPAQREAAVSLSAALTAGAHAAADGPRAALDAARSVLDATPGLVVDYLELRDVELGPLRDNGSGRLLVAARLGGTRLLDNVSIQIGNIAGTHGPDGQPQSPWRN
- a CDS encoding DUF6779 domain-containing protein, whose translation is MTVLSRGARVRRGGRRPGWVLLTTLLVLAIGASSALVFTNRVELLKLAVILALWAAVAGAFVSVLYRRQADAEQARARDMKLVYDLQLDREISARREYELTVESQLRRELASELRAAAADEVAALRAELSALRTNLEILFDTDLEHRPALETLSQNGAQHNDTPAADWVSSDRVRSVREDREVNPPSRAEETTIIDVPEVGVPPVTDGPVFAPPRQPPPRRQHTGERVRPPYEPPPPEARPSQPEPSYEPRHRPPPAPAPPRPQPMPPPMQPVSVAQPTGAEWRPVAAEGQWLPPGAPGSNWAPAEAAEPAPPAEPPEPEPSAPVAPAADAAEPAGRRRRYRHSGPDEQIDNGIELPESYREAGRRSRSRHSAEYRDYGVGSLIGAERTAPPPPPAPEPAAPPPPRLAPAPPPEPAPRHRSPEAIAEDPEAVDGLGPSTGGQSVADLLARLQVQPSGGGRRRRRDG
- a CDS encoding Rossmann-like and DUF2520 domain-containing protein; translation: MGQFDGLRPARLKVGIISAGRVGTALGVALERADHVVVACSAISHASRQRAARRLPDTSVLAVPDVAASAELLVLAVPDSELAGLVSGLAATEAVRPGTIVVHTSGVNGIGILAPLTGQSCIPLAIHPAMTFTGSDEDISRLPDTCFGITAADDVGYAIGQSLVLEMGGEPFCVREDARVLYHAALAHAGNHLVTVLTDALEALRAALRGNELLGQQLVEDQPGGIAERIVGPLARAALENTLQRGQAALTGPVARGDAAAVAGHLAALAQVDPQLAQAYRVNALRTAQRAHAPDDVVEVLTP
- the panD gene encoding aspartate 1-decarboxylase translates to MLRTMLKSKIHRATVTQADLHYVGSVTIDADLMEAADLLEGEQVTIVDIDNGARLVTYAITGERGSGVIGINGAAAHLVHPGDLVILIAYGTMEDAEARAYQPRIVFVDADNKPVDLGHDPAFVPADAGELLDPRIGVR